One region of Hymenobacter sediminicola genomic DNA includes:
- a CDS encoding PglZ domain-containing protein — protein sequence MQQYSILWADDEIDLLKPHILFLKEKGYDVTGVNSGADAIEQVQEQNYDIVFLDENMPGLTGLETLTEIKAVKPTLPVIMITKSEEEHIMEDAIGSKIADYLIKPVNPSQILLAVKKVLDNKRLVSEKTNSGYQRDFRQLGMQLSDRLSPAEWADVYKKLVYWELEINETEGKSMAEVFNMQKDEANTYFGRFITENYEDWVNGDDKEAPLMSHQLFQERVFPLMKQTGDTPVYFLLIDNLRYDQWKILEPIIAELFTVDQEEMYYSILPTTTAYARNAIFSGMMPGEIQKKYPNLWVWDDDDEGKNLNEAEFMEIMFQKANQKQKFSYHKVTNLQAGKDLLGKMSNLHNNFKLNAIVYNFVDMLSHARTDMAMIRELAADESAYRSITRSWFLHSPLYEMLQVIAEKKGKLIITTDHGTIRVKRPYKIVGDRNTNTNLRYKHGKNLGFDDSKDVYTVRKPERIFLPRENVSTAYVFTVGDYFFAYPNNYNYYVNYYKDTFQHGGISLEECIIPYITLSPKG from the coding sequence ATGCAACAATACTCCATCCTCTGGGCCGACGACGAAATCGACCTGCTCAAGCCCCACATTCTGTTTCTCAAAGAGAAAGGCTACGACGTAACCGGCGTTAATTCCGGCGCCGACGCCATTGAGCAGGTGCAGGAGCAGAACTACGACATCGTGTTCCTGGATGAGAACATGCCTGGCCTGACCGGCCTCGAAACCCTCACCGAAATCAAGGCGGTAAAGCCCACGCTGCCCGTCATCATGATTACCAAGAGTGAGGAAGAGCACATCATGGAGGACGCCATCGGCTCCAAGATTGCCGACTACCTGATCAAGCCCGTGAACCCCAGCCAGATTCTGCTGGCCGTGAAAAAGGTGCTCGACAACAAGCGCCTCGTAAGCGAGAAAACCAACTCCGGCTATCAGCGCGACTTCCGCCAGCTGGGTATGCAGCTCTCCGACCGCCTCAGCCCCGCCGAGTGGGCCGATGTATACAAGAAGCTGGTGTACTGGGAGCTGGAAATCAACGAGACGGAAGGCAAGAGCATGGCCGAAGTCTTCAACATGCAGAAGGACGAAGCCAACACGTACTTCGGCCGCTTCATCACGGAGAACTACGAAGATTGGGTGAACGGCGACGACAAGGAAGCCCCGCTCATGTCGCACCAGTTGTTTCAGGAGCGTGTGTTTCCGCTCATGAAGCAGACCGGCGACACGCCTGTATACTTCCTGCTGATTGACAACCTGCGCTACGACCAGTGGAAGATTCTGGAGCCCATCATTGCCGAGCTGTTCACCGTGGACCAGGAGGAAATGTATTACTCCATTCTGCCCACTACCACGGCTTACGCGCGCAATGCCATCTTCTCGGGCATGATGCCCGGCGAGATTCAGAAGAAATACCCCAACCTGTGGGTGTGGGACGATGATGACGAGGGCAAAAACCTCAACGAGGCCGAGTTCATGGAAATCATGTTCCAGAAGGCCAACCAGAAGCAGAAGTTTAGCTACCACAAGGTGACCAACCTGCAGGCCGGCAAGGACCTGCTTGGCAAGATGTCCAACCTGCACAACAACTTCAAGCTGAACGCCATTGTCTACAACTTCGTGGACATGCTCTCGCACGCCCGCACCGACATGGCCATGATTCGGGAGCTAGCCGCCGATGAGTCGGCGTACCGCAGCATTACCCGCTCGTGGTTCCTGCACTCGCCACTGTATGAGATGCTGCAGGTGATTGCCGAGAAGAAGGGCAAGCTCATCATCACGACGGACCACGGCACCATCCGGGTGAAGCGCCCTTACAAGATTGTAGGTGACCGGAACACGAACACCAACCTGCGTTACAAGCACGGCAAAAATCTGGGCTTCGACGACAGCAAGGACGTGTACACGGTGCGCAAGCCGGAGCGTATTTTCCTGCCCCGCGAAAACGTAAGCACGGCCTATGTCTTCACCGTCGGCGACTACTTCTTCGCCTACCCCAACAACTACAACTACTACGTGAACTACTACAAGGACACGTTCCAGCACGGCGGCATCTCGCTGGAGGAATGTATCATTCCGTACATCACGCTCAGCCCGAAAGGGTAA
- a CDS encoding HD domain-containing protein, which translates to MNKKKIFNDPVYGFVTIPTELLFDLIEHSYFQRLRRIQQLGLTMFVYPGALHTRFHHALGAMHLMSLALRTLKDKGVAITAREGEAAQAAILLHDIGHGPLSHALERSIFHDVHHEEISLHLMQKLNAEFGGALDLAIAIFKGTYHRPFFHQLVSSQLDMDRLDYLNRDSFYTGVQEGRPGADRLIKMLTVVDEKLVLEEKAVYSIENFLVSRRLMYWQVYLHKTVTSAEQMVIRIMQRARDLVRTGVEVPASPNLHFFLSRNVTQQEFEQDDQILRRFTRLDDTDVWSAVKLWADHPDKVLNFLAQSLLDRRLFKITLQAEAFDDDFQVGIVELIAERFGLTHQEAAQLMISGRISNNAYDADGQDTIDVLTKRGRVVNVAEASDLPNIKALGQRVEKHYICYPKEIL; encoded by the coding sequence ATGAACAAAAAGAAAATATTCAACGACCCGGTATATGGCTTCGTCACGATTCCTACCGAGCTGTTGTTTGACCTGATTGAGCATTCCTATTTCCAGCGGCTGCGGCGCATTCAGCAGCTGGGCCTCACGATGTTCGTGTATCCGGGCGCGCTGCACACCCGCTTCCACCACGCGCTAGGCGCCATGCACCTGATGTCGTTGGCGCTGCGCACGCTCAAGGATAAAGGTGTCGCTATTACGGCCCGCGAGGGCGAGGCGGCCCAGGCCGCCATTCTGCTCCACGACATCGGCCACGGCCCCCTCTCCCACGCCCTGGAACGCAGCATTTTTCATGATGTGCACCACGAGGAAATCAGCCTGCATCTGATGCAGAAGCTGAACGCGGAGTTTGGCGGTGCGCTGGACCTGGCTATTGCCATCTTCAAAGGCACCTACCACCGGCCGTTCTTCCATCAGCTCGTGAGCAGCCAGCTCGATATGGACCGCCTCGACTACCTCAACCGTGACTCGTTCTATACCGGCGTGCAGGAAGGCCGCCCCGGCGCCGACCGTCTCATCAAGATGCTGACTGTGGTAGATGAAAAGCTGGTGCTGGAAGAAAAGGCGGTATACAGCATCGAGAATTTTCTGGTGAGTCGCCGCCTGATGTACTGGCAGGTCTATCTGCACAAAACCGTAACCAGCGCCGAGCAGATGGTGATTCGCATCATGCAGCGCGCCCGGGACCTGGTGCGCACCGGCGTGGAGGTGCCGGCCTCGCCTAACCTGCACTTCTTTCTCTCGCGCAACGTCACGCAGCAGGAGTTCGAGCAAGACGACCAGATTCTGCGCCGCTTCACCCGCCTCGACGACACCGACGTGTGGAGCGCCGTGAAGCTCTGGGCCGACCACCCCGACAAGGTGCTTAACTTCCTGGCCCAAAGCCTGCTCGACCGGCGCCTGTTCAAAATCACGCTGCAGGCTGAGGCTTTCGATGATGATTTCCAGGTGGGTATTGTGGAACTGATTGCCGAGCGGTTTGGCCTCACGCACCAGGAAGCGGCGCAACTGATGATATCCGGCCGCATCAGCAACAACGCCTACGACGCCGACGGCCAGGACACCATCGATGTGCTAACCAAGCGGGGCCGCGTGGTGAACGTAGCCGAGGCCTCCGATTTGCCCAATATCAAAGCGCTGGGCCAGCGCGTGGAGAAGCACTATATCTGCTACCCCAAGGAAATCCTGTAA
- the lpxD gene encoding UDP-3-O-(3-hydroxymyristoyl)glucosamine N-acyltransferase, producing the protein MEFTVGQIAEVLRGAVEGDASQRIDRLAKIEEAQTGALSFLSNLKYESYLYTTGASAVIVSRTLELKHPVATALIRVDDPYTSFTTLLEFYQQATRTGKRGVEEPAYIASSSTIGDNHYRGAFSYIGENCQIGNDVVIFPHVFIGDRCKIGDGTILYAGAKIYAETVIGNRCTVHAGAVVGSDGFGFAPQPDGSYRTIPQIGNVVLEDNVSIGANATIDCATMGSTVIREGSKIDNLVQIAHNVEIGRHTVVAAQTGISGSTKIGDFCVLAGQTGIAGHLSLANRTTVTAQSGVGKSIKEEGILLQGSPAFSLRDSLRANAVFRHLPELERRLTQLERGTNPPEKS; encoded by the coding sequence ATGGAATTTACGGTAGGCCAGATAGCAGAAGTGTTGCGCGGCGCAGTAGAAGGCGACGCAAGCCAGCGGATTGACCGGCTGGCCAAAATCGAAGAGGCGCAAACCGGTGCCCTTTCCTTCCTTTCCAACCTCAAATACGAGTCGTACCTCTATACTACGGGTGCCTCAGCCGTAATTGTGAGCCGCACGCTGGAGCTGAAGCACCCCGTTGCTACGGCCCTTATTCGCGTCGACGACCCGTATACGAGCTTCACCACCCTGCTCGAGTTCTATCAGCAGGCCACCCGCACCGGCAAGCGCGGCGTAGAGGAACCGGCCTACATAGCCAGCAGCTCTACCATCGGCGACAACCACTACCGTGGCGCGTTTTCCTACATCGGCGAGAACTGCCAGATCGGCAACGACGTGGTGATTTTCCCGCACGTTTTCATCGGCGACCGGTGCAAAATTGGGGATGGCACAATTTTGTACGCCGGGGCCAAAATCTACGCTGAAACCGTAATCGGCAACCGCTGCACCGTGCATGCTGGAGCCGTTGTTGGGTCCGACGGGTTTGGGTTTGCGCCGCAGCCTGATGGTTCCTACCGCACTATTCCGCAGATCGGTAACGTGGTGCTGGAAGACAACGTGAGCATTGGGGCCAACGCCACCATCGACTGCGCCACCATGGGCTCCACCGTTATCCGGGAAGGCTCCAAAATCGACAACCTCGTTCAAATTGCCCACAATGTGGAGATTGGACGACACACAGTAGTAGCGGCTCAGACGGGCATTTCAGGCTCCACCAAGATTGGCGACTTCTGCGTGCTGGCTGGCCAGACTGGCATTGCCGGGCACCTTTCCTTGGCCAACCGCACCACCGTCACAGCCCAGTCGGGCGTGGGCAAATCCATCAAGGAAGAAGGTATTCTGCTGCAGGGCTCCCCGGCCTTCAGCCTGCGCGACAGTCTGCGGGCGAATGCCGTTTTTCGGCACCTGCCGGAGCTGGAGCGCCGCCTGACGCAACTGGAGCGCGGCACAAACCCGCCGGAAAAGTCCTAG
- a CDS encoding bifunctional UDP-3-O-[3-hydroxymyristoyl] N-acetylglucosamine deacetylase/3-hydroxyacyl-ACP dehydratase: MNDKQHTIKAPVTVSGIGLHTGVQATMTFCPAPVGHGYKFQRVDLPGQPIVDADVDNVVDLSRGTTIEQNGARVNTVEHTLAALVGLQIDNVLIQLDGPEPPIMDGSSYEFIEALEQAGLEEQNALRNYFEIPEEIRFLDNARGVEIAALPLNDYRLTVMVDYNSPVLGSQHASLTDISHFKADIASSRTFCFLHELEALYKQNLIRGGDLSNAIVVVDRVVSEDELSELATMLGKPKVAVKKEGILNNVDLRHKNEPARHKLLDMVGDLALVGRPLKGQILAARPGHAANVAFAKKIKKKMLEADSSPIPSYDPSRTPVMDINQIAATLPHRYPFLLIDKIIHLDATTVTGVKNVTMNEPFFQGHFPGNPVMPGVLQIEAMAQTGGILVLNTVPDPENYWTYFMGIENCRFRRKVIPGDTLIFRCQLLAPIKRGIAKMKGQAFVNGKVVMEAEMSASIVRKDA; this comes from the coding sequence ATGAACGACAAGCAACACACTATTAAGGCACCCGTCACGGTGAGCGGCATCGGCTTGCACACCGGCGTACAGGCTACCATGACATTTTGCCCGGCACCGGTCGGCCACGGCTATAAGTTTCAGCGGGTAGATTTGCCCGGCCAGCCCATTGTGGATGCCGATGTAGACAACGTGGTAGACCTCTCGCGTGGTACCACCATCGAGCAAAACGGCGCCCGTGTAAACACGGTGGAGCACACGCTGGCCGCTCTGGTAGGCCTGCAGATTGACAACGTGCTCATCCAACTTGATGGCCCTGAGCCGCCCATCATGGATGGCAGCAGCTACGAGTTTATTGAGGCATTGGAGCAGGCGGGCCTTGAAGAGCAGAATGCGCTCCGCAACTACTTCGAGATTCCCGAGGAAATCCGTTTCCTCGATAACGCTCGCGGCGTGGAAATTGCGGCCCTGCCTCTCAACGACTACCGCCTCACGGTGATGGTCGACTATAACTCGCCGGTGCTAGGCTCCCAGCACGCCTCCCTCACTGATATCAGCCACTTCAAGGCTGATATTGCTAGTTCCCGCACTTTCTGCTTCCTGCACGAGTTAGAGGCGCTCTATAAGCAGAACCTCATCCGGGGCGGCGACCTAAGCAACGCCATTGTGGTAGTAGACCGGGTGGTGAGCGAAGATGAGCTCAGCGAACTGGCTACCATGCTAGGTAAGCCCAAAGTGGCTGTAAAGAAGGAAGGCATTCTCAACAACGTGGACCTGCGCCACAAAAACGAGCCCGCCCGCCACAAGCTACTCGATATGGTCGGTGACCTGGCCTTGGTGGGCCGGCCGCTGAAAGGTCAGATTTTGGCGGCCCGCCCTGGCCATGCCGCCAATGTGGCTTTCGCCAAGAAAATCAAGAAGAAAATGCTGGAGGCCGATTCATCGCCAATTCCCAGCTACGACCCTAGCCGGACGCCGGTGATGGATATCAATCAGATAGCCGCCACGCTGCCCCACCGCTACCCATTCCTGCTCATCGACAAAATCATTCACCTCGACGCCACTACCGTGACGGGCGTGAAGAATGTGACGATGAACGAGCCGTTTTTCCAAGGCCACTTCCCCGGCAACCCGGTGATGCCCGGTGTGCTGCAGATTGAGGCCATGGCCCAGACCGGCGGCATTCTGGTACTGAATACTGTGCCCGACCCGGAAAACTACTGGACCTATTTTATGGGCATTGAAAACTGTCGGTTCCGTCGCAAGGTTATTCCCGGCGACACCCTCATTTTCCGTTGCCAGCTACTGGCGCCCATCAAGCGCGGCATTGCCAAGATGAAAGGCCAGGCCTTTGTGAATGGCAAAGTGGTAATGGAAGCCGAAATGTCGGCCAGCATCGTCCGTAAAGACGCCTAA
- the lpxA gene encoding acyl-ACP--UDP-N-acetylglucosamine O-acyltransferase translates to MNQPLAYIHPQAKIAQNVVVEPFTTIDKDVEIGEGTWIGPNVTIMAGARIGKNCKIFPGAVIAAMPQDLKFAGEKTTVHIGDNTVIRECVTVNRGTVDRLRTVVGANCLLMAYVHVAHDCVIGDNCVLANAVQLAGHVEIGDHAIIGGTSAVHQFVKVGPHAMISGGSLVRKDVPPFVKAGREPLTYAGINSIGLRRRGYSDQKISEIQQLYRLLFLGGMNNNDALDKIELELAPSPERDEVVNFVRNSGRGIIKGYSRGGNGAD, encoded by the coding sequence ATGAACCAGCCGCTCGCCTATATCCACCCGCAAGCCAAAATCGCACAGAACGTGGTAGTGGAACCTTTCACGACCATTGATAAGGATGTGGAAATCGGGGAAGGCACCTGGATTGGCCCCAACGTGACCATCATGGCCGGGGCGCGTATCGGCAAAAACTGCAAGATTTTTCCGGGCGCCGTCATTGCCGCCATGCCGCAGGACCTCAAGTTTGCGGGTGAGAAAACCACGGTTCATATCGGCGACAATACCGTCATCCGGGAATGTGTGACCGTGAACCGCGGCACTGTAGACCGGCTCCGGACTGTAGTGGGTGCCAACTGCCTGCTGATGGCCTACGTGCACGTAGCCCACGATTGTGTAATTGGTGACAACTGTGTGCTGGCAAATGCCGTGCAATTGGCCGGCCACGTCGAAATAGGCGACCATGCCATCATCGGCGGCACCTCGGCGGTACATCAGTTTGTGAAAGTAGGTCCGCACGCCATGATTTCAGGCGGTTCCCTGGTGCGTAAGGATGTTCCTCCGTTTGTGAAGGCCGGCCGCGAGCCGCTGACCTACGCGGGCATTAACAGCATCGGGCTACGCCGCCGGGGTTACTCCGACCAGAAGATTTCGGAGATTCAGCAGCTTTACCGTCTGCTATTTCTGGGCGGCATGAACAATAACGACGCCCTCGACAAAATTGAGTTGGAACTGGCTCCTTCGCCGGAACGCGACGAAGTGGTAAACTTCGTGCGCAACTCGGGGCGGGGCATTATCAAGGGCTATTCGCGCGGCGGCAACGGTGCAGATTGA
- a CDS encoding ABC transporter ATP-binding protein, with protein sequence MQIEATGLSKRYARDWIFRGLTHTFLPGTATAVLGPNGAGKSTLLNTLSGQLLPTAGTLSYTHAGQAIPVEELPPLLAYAAPYLELIEELTLTELLQFHTRFKPLRPGSSPRQLIELMYLEKSSHKLVRDFSSGMKQRLKLALALYADTPLLLLDEPTTNLDRTGVAWYLEHVHATLTGRTVLVSSNVPEEYAFCTQQLLITDFGAQAAR encoded by the coding sequence GTGCAGATTGAAGCAACCGGGCTAAGCAAGCGCTACGCCCGCGACTGGATTTTCCGGGGTCTGACGCATACGTTCCTACCTGGCACGGCAACGGCAGTGCTGGGCCCAAACGGCGCCGGCAAAAGCACCCTCCTCAACACGCTGTCGGGCCAACTGCTGCCCACGGCTGGCACGCTTAGCTACACGCACGCGGGCCAAGCCATTCCGGTGGAAGAACTACCACCTTTGCTGGCCTACGCGGCCCCGTATCTGGAGCTAATTGAGGAGCTCACGCTCACCGAGCTATTGCAGTTCCACACGCGTTTCAAGCCGCTACGCCCCGGTTCCAGTCCCCGGCAGCTCATCGAGTTGATGTACTTGGAAAAAAGCAGCCATAAGCTGGTGCGCGACTTTTCCTCGGGCATGAAACAACGGCTGAAGCTGGCGTTGGCGCTCTATGCCGACACGCCGCTATTGCTGCTCGACGAGCCTACTACCAACCTCGACCGTACCGGCGTGGCCTGGTACCTAGAGCACGTACACGCCACGCTGACTGGCCGCACGGTGCTGGTGTCGTCGAACGTGCCGGAAGAGTACGCCTTCTGTACCCAGCAGCTGCTGATTACGGATTTCGGAGCACAGGCAGCACGGTAA
- a CDS encoding DUF4197 domain-containing protein codes for MNKRLFLVLPLALLGFQFSASAQIFSLPKIGNIKLPPLPKSGSTTSQGGLTNTEAANGLKEALVQGISKGADQASKTDGFNLNRLIRIPFPPDAQRVATTLRNIGLGSQVDKFELSLNRGAEDAAKSAKPIFLSAIKSLTFTDVWNILTGEKNAATQYLQRTTTAQLSSAFKPIIQQSLDKVGATRYYTDLTTRYNRIPLVTPVQTDLNQYATDRAIGGLFTLIAQEEANIRENPVARTTDLLKKVFGRKN; via the coding sequence ATGAACAAACGCCTCTTTCTCGTTCTTCCCCTGGCGCTACTGGGTTTCCAGTTCAGTGCTTCGGCGCAGATTTTCAGCCTTCCTAAAATTGGCAACATCAAGCTGCCGCCGCTGCCCAAATCGGGTAGCACTACCAGCCAGGGGGGCCTGACGAATACGGAAGCCGCCAATGGTCTGAAAGAGGCCTTGGTGCAGGGCATCAGCAAAGGCGCAGATCAAGCGTCTAAAACGGATGGCTTCAATCTAAATCGGCTTATCCGGATTCCGTTTCCTCCCGATGCTCAGCGCGTTGCCACAACGCTTCGCAACATTGGGCTGGGTAGCCAGGTCGATAAGTTTGAGCTGTCGTTGAACCGGGGGGCTGAGGATGCCGCTAAAAGTGCCAAGCCTATTTTCCTGTCGGCTATCAAAAGCCTGACCTTCACGGACGTCTGGAACATTCTGACGGGGGAGAAAAATGCTGCTACGCAGTATCTGCAGCGCACTACTACTGCCCAGCTGAGCTCGGCCTTTAAGCCAATTATCCAGCAAAGCCTCGACAAAGTGGGCGCCACCCGCTACTACACCGACCTGACAACCCGCTACAACCGGATTCCGCTCGTAACGCCCGTTCAGACTGACCTGAATCAGTATGCTACCGACCGCGCCATTGGTGGCCTGTTCACGCTGATTGCGCAGGAAGAAGCCAACATCCGCGAAAACCCCGTTGCGCGCACTACAGATTTGCTTAAGAAAGTATTCGGCCGCAAGAACTAG
- a CDS encoding DUF4197 domain-containing protein produces the protein MSTFRTLTFALGLALVAPVAAQAQTKKTTTTTKKTTTAKKTTAKTPAKSPVKTTAKTTTTTTKAATVVAPVKIPLTDTDASSGLKEALTQSITRSVEQASALDGFNANADIRIPFPPEAELVATTLRGLRMGALVDKFEVALNRGAETAAKDGAPIFLSALQNLSFQDALGLATSKESDAGTTFLYEKTAEQLKTAFQPTIKQSLDQTGATKLYAEMVAKYNKIPLVTPINADLNAYASQKTVDGLFTLIAAEEARIRANPAARGSELLKRVFGQ, from the coding sequence ATGTCCACGTTTCGTACGCTCACTTTCGCGCTTGGGCTGGCCCTGGTTGCTCCCGTAGCCGCTCAGGCTCAGACCAAAAAGACCACGACTACTACCAAGAAAACCACCACTGCCAAAAAAACTACGGCGAAAACGCCCGCAAAATCGCCCGTAAAAACTACGGCGAAGACCACGACTACTACCACCAAAGCCGCTACGGTGGTAGCCCCGGTAAAAATTCCACTGACGGATACTGATGCCAGCAGCGGCTTGAAAGAAGCCTTGACGCAAAGCATTACACGCAGCGTAGAGCAGGCCTCGGCCCTCGATGGATTCAATGCCAACGCTGATATCCGGATTCCATTTCCGCCCGAAGCCGAACTGGTTGCTACCACATTGCGGGGCCTCCGCATGGGCGCGCTGGTGGATAAGTTTGAAGTAGCCCTGAACCGTGGTGCAGAAACGGCTGCCAAAGATGGCGCACCGATATTCCTGAGTGCGCTGCAGAATCTGAGCTTTCAGGACGCACTGGGGTTGGCTACCAGCAAAGAAAGCGACGCCGGCACTACGTTTCTGTACGAAAAGACTGCCGAACAACTCAAAACAGCATTCCAGCCTACCATTAAGCAGTCCTTGGACCAAACGGGTGCTACCAAGCTATATGCTGAAATGGTAGCCAAATACAACAAGATTCCACTCGTGACGCCCATCAACGCGGACCTCAATGCCTACGCTAGCCAGAAGACCGTTGATGGATTATTCACGCTGATTGCCGCTGAAGAAGCTCGGATTCGGGCAAACCCGGCTGCCCGTGGCAGTGAGTTGCTAAAGCGGGTATTCGGGCAATAG
- a CDS encoding competence/damage-inducible protein A, protein MPLLPDVEIMTIGDELLYGQVIDTNSAFMGQELAKIGLRVRQISSVSDRADEIVAALDQARERAQVVLITGGLGPTKDDLTKHVLARYFQTELVLHEPTLEHVEGIFRRFNRPMLDVNRQQALVPANCEVLFNAVGTAPGMWFEDQGTVFVSMPGVPHEMKYLMTEAVLPRLQQRFQVPPIEHVVVQTVGLGESFLAEQIADWEAALPTNFKLAYLPYLGGVRLRLTGHADGLPDLRPRMEALLPELRARLGEHVFAEGEVKLEEAIGRLLQERGLTLGTAESCTGGLLAHRITSIPGSSAYFLGSIVAYDNRVKQQQLDVKAETLAAYGAVSEETVREMAEGARQRLGVDVALATSGIAGPDGGTTDKPVGTICIAYADAHQTVSRRLTFNRGRQLNVEYTVTMALNLLRLHLPALAEA, encoded by the coding sequence ATGCCGCTGCTTCCCGACGTTGAAATCATGACTATTGGCGATGAGCTACTCTATGGGCAGGTCATCGATACCAATTCGGCCTTTATGGGGCAGGAATTGGCCAAAATTGGGCTGCGCGTCCGGCAGATCAGTAGCGTGTCTGACCGTGCCGACGAAATTGTAGCGGCCCTTGATCAAGCCCGTGAACGGGCTCAGGTGGTACTCATTACGGGCGGCCTTGGCCCAACCAAAGATGACCTGACCAAGCACGTGCTGGCGCGCTACTTCCAGACAGAACTTGTGCTGCACGAGCCCACGCTGGAGCATGTGGAAGGCATTTTCCGTCGTTTCAACCGCCCGATGCTCGACGTGAATCGGCAGCAGGCGCTGGTGCCGGCCAACTGCGAAGTGCTATTTAACGCAGTAGGCACGGCACCAGGCATGTGGTTCGAGGACCAGGGCACTGTGTTCGTGAGTATGCCCGGCGTGCCTCACGAAATGAAATACCTGATGACGGAAGCCGTGCTGCCGCGCCTGCAGCAGCGTTTTCAGGTGCCACCCATTGAGCACGTAGTAGTGCAGACCGTGGGCCTTGGCGAGTCGTTTCTGGCCGAGCAGATTGCGGACTGGGAAGCAGCCTTGCCCACCAATTTCAAGCTGGCCTACCTCCCCTACCTTGGCGGCGTGCGGCTGCGCCTGACCGGCCACGCCGACGGCCTGCCTGACCTACGACCACGAATGGAAGCGCTGCTGCCGGAACTACGGGCCCGGTTGGGCGAGCATGTTTTCGCCGAAGGCGAAGTGAAGCTGGAAGAAGCAATTGGCCGGCTGCTGCAAGAACGCGGCCTCACGCTGGGCACTGCCGAAAGCTGCACCGGCGGCCTGCTGGCGCACCGCATTACCAGCATTCCGGGCAGCTCGGCTTACTTCCTGGGCAGCATTGTGGCCTACGACAACCGCGTGAAACAGCAGCAGTTGGACGTGAAAGCCGAAACTCTAGCGGCTTACGGAGCAGTGAGTGAGGAAACGGTGCGGGAAATGGCCGAAGGAGCCCGCCAACGCTTAGGAGTAGACGTAGCGCTGGCTACAAGCGGCATTGCCGGCCCCGACGGCGGCACCACAGACAAACCCGTGGGCACTATTTGTATCGCCTACGCCGATGCCCACCAGACGGTGAGCCGGCGCCTCACCTTCAATCGGGGCCGGCAGCTCAACGTGGAGTACACCGTCACGATGGCTCTTAACCTGCTACGGCTACACTTGCCAGCCCTAGCTGAAGCCTAG
- a CDS encoding metallophosphoesterase family protein codes for MTIAFFSDVHGNLPALEAVLADMEQRQPDMIFCLGDLVGYAPWPNEVVNELRRRGIPTLAGNYDQGIGLGSSECGCAYKTSREKELGARSIAYTNHVMNATERRYLRCLPKHMRLEFQEEPCTLSLLMVHGSPRKINEYLFEERPEASTLRILQESNADVLLFGHTHKPYHRILPYEYQGETRYRHALNIGSVGKPKDGDPRAAYQLLHLDENTRLTNPRSIRSELVRVAYDVEKAAQAIEFSTLPDEYADMLRKAY; via the coding sequence ATGACAATTGCCTTTTTCTCGGATGTGCATGGCAATCTGCCCGCTCTGGAAGCGGTGCTGGCTGACATGGAGCAGCGGCAGCCGGATATGATTTTCTGCCTAGGCGACTTGGTAGGCTATGCCCCCTGGCCCAATGAAGTGGTCAACGAGTTGCGCCGCCGTGGAATACCAACATTGGCCGGAAACTACGACCAAGGCATCGGGCTGGGGTCGTCAGAATGTGGATGCGCCTACAAAACCAGTCGTGAAAAAGAGTTGGGAGCACGCAGCATCGCCTACACCAACCACGTGATGAACGCAACTGAGCGGCGCTACCTACGCTGCCTGCCCAAACACATGCGGCTGGAGTTTCAGGAAGAGCCGTGCACCCTGAGTCTGCTGATGGTGCACGGCTCGCCACGCAAAATCAATGAGTATCTGTTCGAGGAACGACCAGAAGCCAGTACACTGAGGATTTTGCAGGAATCAAATGCTGACGTGTTGCTCTTCGGCCACACCCACAAGCCGTACCACCGCATTCTGCCCTATGAGTATCAGGGCGAAACCCGCTACCGGCATGCGCTTAATATCGGCTCCGTAGGCAAACCCAAGGATGGCGACCCCCGAGCAGCCTACCAGTTGCTGCACCTAGATGAAAACACCCGGCTCACCAACCCCCGGAGTATCCGCTCCGAACTGGTTCGGGTGGCATACGACGTGGAGAAAGCCGCTCAGGCCATTGAATTCTCAACTCTGCCTGATGAATACGCTGATATGCTCCGTAAGGCTTACTGA